Proteins encoded by one window of Halomonas sp. SH5A2:
- the parC gene encoding DNA topoisomerase IV subunit A — MTMDIQVAEGDVERLSLRDYTEKAYLDYSMYVILDRALPNIGDGMKPVQRRIIYAMRELALHANAKYKKSARTVGDVLGKFHPHGDSACYEAMVLMAQPFSYRYPLVDGQGNWGSPDDPKSFAAMRYTEAKLSKFAEVLLSELGQGTVDWVPNFDGTMQEPLVLPARLPHVLLNGGTGIAVGMATDIPPHNVSEVVDATCHLLRNPKATTTDLMDFIPAPDFPTDAEIITPQEDLRKLYESGRGSVKLRARYEREDANIVITAVPYQVSGAKVLEQIAAQMQAKKLPMVADLRDESTHEEPTRLVIEPRSNRIDVESLMDHLFATTDLEKNVRVNMNVIGLDGRPRVMPLPEMLGEWLRFRRGTVRRRLEHRLGKVEDRLHILEGLLTAYLNIDEVIRIIREEDEPKPALVEAFSLSERQAEAILELRLRHLAKLEEMKIRGEQDELEKERKYLQGLLGSEAKLTTLIEKELRAAGKEHGDARRSPLVARADAKALSEVELLGADPITVVLSEKGWIRSAKGHDIDPEGLSYKAGDRFQLAARGKTNQPLVLLDDTGRAYTLSAHNLPSARGQGEPVTGRANVSAGARMAGLMLAPAERRFVLASDGGYGFIARLEALTGKNKAGKAVLSLPKGCSVMAPVEVPEGDELWVASVSNEGRLLLFPLDQLPEMAKGKGNKMLDIPGPRAARREEFVRSIAVIKDSDALELHAGKRKLTLKTDDLAYYRGERGRRGSKLPRGFQKVDWIGAGE, encoded by the coding sequence ATGACCATGGATATTCAGGTAGCGGAAGGCGACGTCGAACGCTTGTCCTTGCGCGATTACACCGAAAAAGCGTACCTCGACTACTCGATGTACGTGATTCTCGACCGCGCCTTGCCCAATATTGGCGATGGCATGAAACCCGTGCAGCGGCGGATTATCTACGCCATGCGTGAGCTGGCGCTGCATGCTAACGCCAAGTACAAGAAGTCGGCGCGCACCGTCGGCGACGTGCTGGGTAAATTTCATCCCCATGGCGACAGCGCCTGCTATGAAGCCATGGTGCTGATGGCACAGCCATTTAGCTATCGCTACCCGCTGGTGGACGGCCAGGGCAACTGGGGTAGCCCTGACGACCCCAAATCGTTTGCCGCCATGCGCTACACCGAAGCCAAACTCTCCAAGTTTGCCGAAGTGCTGCTCAGCGAGCTGGGTCAGGGGACTGTCGACTGGGTGCCTAACTTTGACGGCACTATGCAAGAACCGCTGGTGCTGCCCGCGCGCTTGCCGCATGTGCTGCTCAATGGTGGCACCGGGATTGCCGTTGGCATGGCGACCGATATTCCGCCGCACAATGTGTCTGAGGTCGTGGACGCCACCTGTCATTTGTTACGCAACCCGAAGGCCACGACGACCGACCTGATGGACTTCATCCCCGCGCCGGACTTTCCGACCGACGCGGAAATTATTACCCCTCAAGAAGACCTGCGTAAGCTCTACGAATCCGGGCGGGGCTCGGTCAAGCTGCGCGCTCGCTACGAGCGGGAAGACGCCAACATTGTGATTACCGCCGTACCGTATCAGGTCAGTGGTGCCAAAGTATTGGAACAGATAGCCGCCCAGATGCAGGCCAAAAAGCTGCCCATGGTGGCCGACCTGCGCGATGAATCGACCCACGAAGAACCCACCCGCCTGGTGATTGAGCCGCGTTCCAATCGCATTGACGTTGAGTCGTTGATGGATCACCTGTTTGCGACCACGGATCTGGAAAAGAACGTGCGGGTCAACATGAACGTGATCGGCCTGGATGGCCGCCCAAGGGTGATGCCGCTGCCCGAGATGCTGGGCGAATGGCTGCGTTTTCGTCGTGGGACGGTGCGCCGCCGTCTGGAGCACCGCTTGGGCAAGGTGGAAGACCGCCTGCATATTCTGGAAGGTCTGCTCACCGCCTACCTGAATATCGATGAGGTGATTCGCATTATTCGTGAGGAGGATGAACCCAAGCCTGCACTGGTAGAGGCCTTCAGCCTCTCTGAACGACAAGCGGAAGCGATCCTGGAGCTGCGCCTGCGTCATCTTGCCAAGCTTGAAGAGATGAAGATCCGCGGCGAGCAGGATGAGCTGGAAAAAGAGCGCAAATATCTACAGGGTCTGCTGGGCAGTGAAGCCAAGCTGACCACGCTGATCGAAAAAGAGCTTCGCGCGGCGGGTAAAGAGCATGGCGATGCACGCCGCTCGCCACTGGTCGCCCGAGCTGATGCCAAGGCATTGTCCGAAGTCGAGCTGCTGGGGGCTGATCCGATCACCGTTGTGCTGTCTGAGAAAGGCTGGATTCGGTCCGCCAAGGGCCACGATATCGACCCCGAAGGGCTGTCCTATAAAGCAGGCGATCGTTTCCAATTGGCGGCACGAGGCAAAACCAACCAGCCCTTGGTGTTGCTGGATGATACCGGCCGTGCCTATACGCTCAGTGCCCATAACCTACCCAGTGCAAGGGGGCAGGGGGAGCCAGTCACCGGGCGCGCGAATGTGTCGGCAGGTGCCCGGATGGCCGGGTTAATGCTGGCCCCTGCCGAGCGGCGTTTTGTACTGGCAAGCGACGGCGGCTACGGCTTTATTGCCCGTTTGGAGGCGCTCACCGGTAAAAATAAAGCAGGCAAGGCAGTGCTTAGCCTGCCCAAAGGCTGCAGTGTAATGGCGCCGGTTGAAGTGCCTGAGGGCGACGAACTCTGGGTAGCCTCGGTCTCTAACGAAGGCCGACTACTGCTGTTCCCCTTGGATCAATTGCCTGAAATGGCCAAGGGCAAAGGCAACAAGATGCTGGATATCCCCGGCCCGCGCGCCGCGCGCCGTGAGGAATTCGTGCGCAGCATCGCGGTAATTAAAGACAGCGATGCCCTGGAGCTGCACGCCGGTAAGCGAAAACTCACGCTGAAAACCGATGATTTGGCCTATTATCGCGGCGAGCGAGGTCGGCGGGGCAGCAAGTTGCCACGCGGTTTCCAAAAGGTTGATTGGATAGGGGCAGGGGAATAA
- a CDS encoding Na+/H+ antiporter subunit G, giving the protein MSLWVEALISLLLIAGGAFVFVGSLGMAHLRDFYMRLHGPTKATTLGIGCMLVASMAYFWSVDGRPDIQELLITLFLFITAPVSAHLLAKTGLHLRLKHIDITQGKPVELRSEEVGKKPVPHPDKGHG; this is encoded by the coding sequence ATGTCGCTTTGGGTAGAGGCACTTATTTCATTATTGCTGATTGCAGGCGGCGCCTTTGTCTTCGTCGGCTCTTTGGGGATGGCGCATCTACGCGATTTCTACATGCGCTTACACGGCCCCACCAAGGCAACGACGCTGGGTATTGGTTGTATGCTGGTGGCCTCCATGGCGTACTTCTGGAGCGTTGACGGCAGACCCGATATTCAGGAGTTATTGATCACTCTGTTTTTATTTATTACCGCACCGGTCAGCGCCCACTTGCTCGCCAAAACGGGCCTGCACTTACGCCTGAAGCACATCGATATCACCCAGGGTAAGCCCGTAGAGCTTCGCTCCGAGGAAGTCGGTAAAAAGCCGGTGCCTCACCCCGACAAAGGGCATGGTTGA
- a CDS encoding Na+/H+ antiporter subunit E: MIRSRAWLPTPVFSLLLLFVWLLLVRSVAPGHIVLGGALAIIIPLLTNRFWDARPRIKKPLLLLRFVLRVLGDIITANFEVAYLIANPWRKLNPHFIEYPLMLEERFTITLLASTISLTPGTVSANLRMDGKSLLIHALNEKDEEALIEQIRERYERPLKEIYEC; this comes from the coding sequence ATGATTCGATCCCGCGCCTGGTTGCCGACCCCGGTTTTTTCATTGCTGCTGCTTTTCGTATGGCTACTCCTGGTGCGCAGTGTGGCGCCCGGCCATATCGTATTGGGTGGGGCACTGGCCATTATCATACCCTTACTCACCAACCGCTTTTGGGATGCCCGGCCGCGCATCAAAAAGCCGCTGCTGCTGCTCCGTTTTGTGCTGCGCGTGCTTGGCGACATCATCACCGCCAACTTTGAAGTGGCTTATCTGATCGCTAACCCATGGCGTAAATTAAATCCCCATTTTATCGAATACCCACTGATGCTAGAGGAGCGATTCACCATTACGCTGCTTGCCAGCACCATCAGCCTGACGCCAGGCACGGTCTCCGCCAACCTGCGAATGGACGGTAAATCGCTGCTTATTCATGCCCTTAACGAAAAAGACGAAGAGGCACTGATCGAGCAAATTCGGGAGCGCTACGAACGCCCGCTCAAGGAGATTTACGAATGCTAA
- a CDS encoding Na+/H+ antiporter subunit C: MELLYAITTGVLTASGLYLTLRGRTFPVVVGLTLLSYAVNLFLFSMGGLTTDGAALVNEGDGFADPLPQALVLTAIVIGFAMTAFVVILAMRARSEVGNDHVDGKKDDRE; this comes from the coding sequence ATGGAACTGCTCTACGCGATTACCACTGGCGTACTGACTGCCTCCGGGCTGTACCTGACGCTGCGCGGGCGAACCTTCCCGGTGGTGGTCGGCCTGACCCTGCTCTCCTACGCCGTCAATTTATTTCTATTTTCGATGGGTGGGCTGACCACTGATGGTGCGGCGCTGGTCAATGAAGGCGATGGCTTCGCTGACCCGCTTCCCCAGGCCTTGGTATTAACGGCCATTGTGATTGGGTTTGCGATGACCGCCTTTGTGGTCATTCTGGCGATGCGCGCACGAAGTGAAGTGGGTAACGACCACGTGGACGGCAAAAAGGATGACCGCGAATGA
- a CDS encoding DUF6694 family lipoprotein gives MPAAVVSVEEVRDSLPAYKRDEFDQALTIMAMSSFNGIDILNPRPMNAAEIAESANAYMHGLTGDEAIEKANELLRNRRARERNQALGILSRLEEKQANAQHDREQRAQVTLDSADFYMSTSPYGALEPVIELEVTNGSDQRISELSLRGVVSSPGLDAPWVDEAFYYVIPGGLAPGESAQWRLAPNRFGPWGNREIPDDAQFNVTIEGLHDAEGNPLWDAPPLSERQRERLDQLREEYGDMAAHSGEQEGPSQGP, from the coding sequence ATGCCCGCTGCTGTTGTATCCGTAGAAGAAGTGCGCGACTCACTGCCCGCATACAAACGCGATGAATTTGATCAGGCGCTAACCATCATGGCGATGTCATCGTTCAACGGTATCGATATACTTAACCCAAGGCCGATGAACGCCGCGGAGATCGCCGAGTCGGCTAACGCCTACATGCATGGGCTCACAGGTGACGAAGCAATAGAGAAAGCCAATGAGTTGCTGCGTAACCGCCGGGCACGGGAACGCAATCAGGCGCTGGGCATTCTCTCCCGGCTTGAAGAAAAGCAGGCTAATGCGCAACATGACCGCGAGCAACGGGCTCAGGTGACCCTCGACAGCGCCGATTTTTACATGAGCACAAGCCCCTACGGTGCGCTGGAGCCGGTTATTGAATTGGAAGTCACCAACGGCTCTGACCAACGTATCTCGGAGCTGTCACTCAGAGGCGTTGTCAGCAGCCCTGGTCTCGACGCGCCCTGGGTCGATGAAGCGTTTTATTACGTGATTCCCGGCGGTTTAGCCCCGGGCGAAAGCGCTCAATGGCGCTTGGCCCCCAACCGTTTTGGCCCCTGGGGTAATCGCGAGATTCCCGATGATGCCCAGTTCAATGTCACCATCGAAGGCTTGCACGACGCCGAAGGCAACCCGCTTTGGGACGCGCCGCCGCTTAGCGAGCGACAGCGTGAGAGACTCGATCAGCTGCGCGAAGAGTATGGCGACATGGCCGCTCATTCCGGCGAGCAAGAAGGACCCTCGCAAGGGCCCTGA
- the parE gene encoding DNA topoisomerase IV subunit B has protein sequence MTQFDASQYGASSIEVLSGLEPVRKRPGMYTDTSRPNHLAQEVIDNSVDEALAGHASAISVVLHSDGAIEVQDNGRGMPIDLHPEHGVSGVELIFTKLHSGGKFSSESYRFSGGLHGVGVSVVNALSRRLDVEVTRNGARHAMAFEYGEKVEELREIGKAAKRASGTLVRFWPDESYFDSPKLALAKLKHLLRAKAVLCPGLAVTLVEPDGTKTEWAYADGLRDYLAEATDGYEVVPAEPFIGHFNDDENGVDWAIQWLPEGGDALLESYVNLIPTPQGGTHVNGFRSGLLDALREFCEYRSLLPRGIKLTADDLWERASFVLSVKMLDPQFAGQTKERLSSRTIAGFVSGVLKDAFSLWLNHHVDQGEALAEMVISAAQRRQKKAKKVARKKVTSGPALPGKLADCSGQDPAQSELFLVEGDSAGGSAKQARNRETQAIMPLRGKILNTWEVETHDIYSSQEVHDIAVAIGADPGSADLEKLRYHKICILADADSDGLHIATLLCALFVKHFPSLVDAGHVYVAMPPLYRIDLGKEVHYALDESEKAGILKQLAQKRGTPNVQRFKGLGEMSPLQLRETTMAVETRRLVQLTLDEGDGTLEMMDMLLAKKRAGDRKKWLEDYGNLADIEV, from the coding sequence ATGACCCAGTTTGATGCCTCCCAGTACGGCGCGAGTTCCATCGAAGTCCTCTCAGGGCTCGAGCCGGTACGAAAGCGTCCCGGTATGTATACCGACACCTCGCGGCCCAACCACCTCGCTCAGGAAGTCATCGATAACAGTGTCGATGAAGCGCTGGCGGGCCACGCCTCGGCGATCAGCGTCGTGCTGCATAGCGACGGCGCGATTGAAGTGCAGGATAACGGCCGTGGGATGCCGATCGATCTGCACCCCGAGCATGGTGTGTCGGGCGTCGAGCTGATCTTTACCAAGCTGCATTCTGGCGGCAAGTTCTCGTCTGAAAGCTACCGTTTTTCGGGCGGCCTGCACGGCGTCGGCGTGTCGGTCGTCAATGCGTTGTCGCGCCGTCTGGATGTCGAAGTCACCCGCAACGGCGCGCGCCATGCCATGGCGTTCGAGTACGGGGAAAAGGTCGAAGAACTGCGCGAAATCGGCAAAGCGGCCAAGCGCGCCAGCGGCACGCTGGTGCGGTTCTGGCCGGATGAAAGCTACTTCGATAGCCCCAAGCTCGCGCTGGCCAAACTGAAGCACCTGTTGCGCGCCAAGGCAGTACTTTGCCCTGGGCTTGCCGTTACCCTGGTTGAGCCCGACGGCACCAAAACCGAGTGGGCCTACGCAGATGGGCTTCGCGACTACCTGGCAGAAGCCACAGATGGTTATGAAGTGGTGCCGGCTGAGCCCTTTATCGGTCACTTCAACGACGATGAAAACGGCGTGGACTGGGCTATCCAATGGTTGCCCGAAGGCGGCGATGCGCTATTGGAAAGCTATGTTAACTTGATCCCCACCCCGCAAGGCGGCACCCACGTGAACGGGTTTCGCTCGGGGTTGCTCGACGCGCTACGCGAGTTCTGTGAATACCGCAGTTTACTGCCCCGTGGCATCAAGCTCACCGCTGATGATTTGTGGGAGCGCGCGTCCTTTGTGCTCTCGGTCAAGATGCTGGACCCTCAGTTTGCCGGGCAAACCAAAGAGCGGCTTTCGTCGCGAACAATTGCAGGCTTTGTGTCAGGGGTACTCAAAGACGCTTTCTCACTGTGGCTCAATCATCACGTCGACCAGGGCGAAGCTCTCGCCGAGATGGTGATTAGCGCTGCTCAGCGCCGCCAGAAAAAAGCCAAGAAGGTGGCGCGTAAGAAGGTAACTTCAGGCCCGGCACTGCCCGGCAAGCTTGCGGACTGTTCGGGGCAGGACCCCGCCCAGAGCGAGCTGTTTCTGGTCGAGGGTGACTCCGCCGGGGGCAGTGCCAAGCAGGCGCGTAACCGCGAGACCCAGGCGATCATGCCGCTGCGTGGTAAAATTCTCAATACTTGGGAAGTCGAAACCCACGATATCTACAGTTCCCAGGAGGTCCACGATATCGCGGTGGCGATCGGCGCCGACCCGGGTAGCGCCGATCTGGAAAAATTGCGCTACCACAAAATCTGTATTCTCGCTGACGCCGACTCCGACGGCCTGCATATCGCCACGCTGCTGTGTGCGCTGTTCGTCAAGCACTTCCCCAGCCTGGTGGACGCCGGACATGTTTATGTGGCCATGCCGCCGCTTTACCGCATCGACCTGGGCAAAGAGGTTCACTACGCCCTCGACGAAAGCGAAAAAGCCGGGATCCTCAAGCAGTTGGCGCAGAAACGTGGCACTCCGAACGTACAGCGCTTTAAGGGCCTGGGTGAAATGAGCCCGCTTCAACTGCGCGAAACCACCATGGCGGTGGAAACCCGCCGTCTGGTTCAGCTTACCCTCGATGAAGGGGACGGCACGCTTGAAATGATGGATATGCTGTTGGCCAAAAAACGCGCCGGTGACCGCAAGAAGTGGCTGGAAGATTACGGCAACCTCGCAGACATTGAGGTATAA
- a CDS encoding monovalent cation/H+ antiporter subunit D, protein MTQHLIVLPVVVPLIAGILLLYQRQGMVRYKRIVSVVATLALLLVAIGLLNQAASGEVTYYALGDWQPPFGIALVLDRLSALMLLVTALLAVGAVVFACGGDDEKGSNFHGLFQWQLMGINGAFLTGDLFNLFVFFEVLLLASYALLLHGGGKARIQSSVHYVVLNLAGSSLFLIGVGILYGATGTLNMADMASRMAELPAEREGLVVAGALMLLVVFGLKAAILPLYFWLPRAYASAPAPVAALFAVMTKVGIYSILRVYSLIFGDQAGNLEALEQPWVWWLSLATLAAAGVGVMAARDLRLLIAYLVLISVGTLLAGVGMRSPEATSALLYYLIHTTLITGGLFLLAEMIGLQRGKPGTRLVKGRPMVQGSALALAFFFGAIAVAGLPPLSGAFGKALMLNAAEGSQRLWLWTLVLLAGLASLIALSRAGSTLFWRSHRGDLSGRLLPRCQWFGMVWLLSSSLLLVVFAGPVSDYTQAAAEQLANPSLVIDTLINDAGGTQ, encoded by the coding sequence ATGACCCAGCATTTGATTGTTTTACCTGTCGTGGTGCCGTTAATTGCGGGTATCTTGTTACTCTACCAGCGCCAGGGAATGGTTCGTTATAAACGCATCGTCAGCGTGGTCGCAACGTTAGCGCTACTCTTGGTTGCCATTGGGCTGCTGAATCAAGCCGCCAGCGGAGAAGTTACTTATTACGCCCTCGGTGATTGGCAGCCTCCGTTTGGCATTGCACTGGTGCTCGATCGTCTGTCGGCGCTCATGTTGCTGGTGACCGCTCTGCTGGCCGTCGGGGCTGTGGTCTTTGCCTGCGGCGGTGATGATGAAAAAGGCAGCAACTTTCATGGTCTTTTCCAATGGCAGTTGATGGGTATCAACGGTGCTTTTTTAACCGGTGACCTGTTTAACCTCTTCGTCTTCTTTGAAGTGCTGCTGCTGGCCTCATATGCCTTGTTGCTTCATGGCGGCGGCAAGGCGCGCATTCAGTCCAGCGTTCATTACGTGGTACTCAACCTCGCGGGTTCTTCGCTGTTTCTGATTGGCGTGGGCATTCTCTATGGAGCGACCGGCACGCTGAACATGGCCGACATGGCCTCGCGCATGGCCGAGCTGCCCGCTGAACGCGAAGGGTTGGTGGTGGCTGGCGCCTTGATGCTACTGGTGGTATTCGGCCTGAAAGCGGCCATATTACCGCTGTATTTCTGGTTACCCCGTGCCTACGCGTCGGCCCCCGCACCGGTGGCCGCCCTGTTTGCGGTAATGACCAAGGTCGGCATCTATTCCATTTTGCGCGTCTACAGCCTCATCTTTGGCGACCAGGCAGGTAATTTGGAAGCCCTCGAACAACCCTGGGTCTGGTGGCTTTCATTAGCGACCCTGGCCGCCGCTGGGGTAGGCGTGATGGCCGCTCGGGATCTACGCCTGCTGATTGCCTACCTGGTATTGATTTCCGTCGGCACGCTACTCGCGGGCGTCGGGATGCGCAGTCCTGAGGCCACCTCGGCACTGCTCTACTACTTGATTCACACGACGCTGATTACCGGCGGACTGTTCTTGTTGGCTGAGATGATCGGCCTGCAACGTGGCAAACCGGGTACGCGGTTAGTCAAGGGTCGGCCCATGGTACAAGGCTCGGCACTGGCATTGGCGTTCTTCTTCGGGGCGATCGCAGTAGCTGGCTTACCACCTCTCTCGGGCGCTTTCGGCAAAGCGCTAATGCTCAACGCCGCGGAAGGCAGCCAACGACTTTGGCTTTGGACGCTAGTGCTGCTGGCAGGCTTGGCATCGCTCATTGCGCTTTCGCGTGCAGGCTCAACCCTGTTCTGGCGCAGTCATCGCGGCGATCTCAGTGGTCGCCTACTCCCCCGTTGTCAGTGGTTTGGCATGGTGTGGCTGTTGAGTAGCTCGCTACTGTTGGTCGTGTTTGCCGGCCCCGTTAGCGACTATACCCAGGCCGCCGCTGAACAGTTGGCTAACCCAAGCCTGGTAATTGATACGTTGATCAATGACGCTGGAGGCACCCAATGA
- a CDS encoding K+/H+ antiporter subunit F, whose product MLSIALYITLALVVMALLMNLYRLTVGPDLPDRVLALDTMYVNSIALIVLLGLWLNSKTYFESALLIAMLGFISTVAVCKYILRGDIIE is encoded by the coding sequence ATGCTAAGCATCGCACTTTATATCACCCTGGCGTTGGTGGTGATGGCACTGCTGATGAACCTCTATCGGCTGACCGTTGGCCCCGATTTACCGGATCGCGTACTGGCGCTGGACACCATGTACGTCAACTCCATCGCGCTGATTGTCTTGCTCGGCCTATGGCTCAACAGCAAGACCTATTTCGAATCGGCGCTGCTCATCGCCATGCTGGGCTTTATCAGCACGGTAGCGGTGTGCAAGTACATACTACGCGGGGACATTATCGAATGA
- the serB gene encoding phosphoserine phosphatase SerB, with amino-acid sequence MASGDLILTVLAPRLTAEIQSQVDALRVQFGLQENSTQRLSDVAQGERIDCLEMCLWGADADLEALRQAALVLSETLNVDIVVQQNLRKQVQPRLVCFDMDSTLIKAEVIDELAYRHGVGNEVAEVTERAMRGELDFQQSFRERMSKLAGLDESVLAEIAAELPLMEGVERLMANLKRLGYRTAILSGGFTYFADYLQHKLGFDEVHANELVIENGKVTGEVREPIVDADRKAELLATIAQREGLTLEQTIAVGDGANDLKMLAKAGLGIAYRAKPMVRAQARQAISHLDIDSVLYLIGYPDADLTD; translated from the coding sequence ATGGCAAGCGGCGATTTGATCTTAACCGTGTTAGCGCCGCGGTTAACCGCGGAGATTCAATCCCAGGTAGATGCCCTGAGGGTACAATTTGGCCTGCAGGAAAACAGCACCCAGCGGCTGTCAGATGTGGCGCAGGGCGAGCGCATCGACTGCCTCGAGATGTGCTTGTGGGGGGCTGATGCGGATCTTGAGGCGCTGCGACAAGCCGCGCTGGTTTTGAGCGAAACCTTGAACGTGGACATTGTGGTCCAGCAGAACTTGCGCAAGCAGGTGCAGCCTCGGCTGGTGTGCTTTGATATGGACTCCACGCTGATCAAGGCCGAAGTGATTGATGAGTTGGCCTATCGTCATGGCGTGGGCAATGAGGTTGCCGAGGTTACCGAACGGGCGATGCGGGGAGAGCTGGATTTTCAGCAAAGCTTCCGCGAGCGGATGAGTAAACTGGCCGGCTTGGATGAGTCCGTACTTGCCGAGATAGCCGCCGAGCTTCCGCTGATGGAAGGCGTAGAACGGCTGATGGCCAACCTCAAACGCCTGGGCTATCGCACCGCGATACTCTCCGGTGGTTTCACCTACTTCGCTGACTACCTGCAGCATAAGCTCGGCTTCGATGAGGTCCACGCCAACGAGCTGGTGATCGAGAATGGCAAGGTCACCGGCGAGGTGCGCGAGCCGATTGTCGACGCGGACCGTAAAGCCGAACTGCTGGCAACCATTGCCCAGCGGGAAGGCTTGACACTCGAGCAGACAATTGCGGTGGGCGATGGCGCCAATGACCTTAAGATGCTCGCTAAAGCAGGCCTGGGGATTGCCTACCGCGCCAAACCCATGGTGCGGGCACAGGCGCGCCAAGCCATTTCACACCTCGATATTGATTCGGTGCTGTACCTTATCGGTTACCCAGACGCCGATTTGACCGACTGA